The Maridesulfovibrio salexigens DSM 2638 region TTAAAATTATCGGTGATAAAACCGATATGTACGCACAGGGTTACTTTGCCTACGACTCCAAAAAGTCCGGCGGTATCACCGTATCCCACCTGCGTTTCGGTAATAGCCCGATTAAGTCCACTTACCTCGTTGAGATTGCAGACTTCATCGCTTGTCACAACCCCAGTTACGTAAAGCTTTACGATCTGCTGGACGGTATTCGTGAAGGCGGTACCTTCCTGCTGAACACCAGCATGGGACTTGAAGAGCTGGAAGCAGAACTGCCCGCAAAACTGCGTCGCAAGATTGCTCAGAACAAGCTCAAGTTCTACGTAATCGACGGTGTTAAGATCGCAGGTGAAGTTGGACTCGGCGGACGTATCAACATGGTTATGCAGACCGCATTCTTCAAACTGGCAAACGTCATTCCCTTTGAAGATGCAGTCAAATACCTCAAAGAATCCATTCAGGATGCTTACGGCAAGAAGGGCGAGAAGATCGTCAACATGAACAACGCTGCAGTTGATCAGGCCGAAGCAAACCTTATTGAAATTAAATATCCCGAAAGCTGGGCAACCGCAGAAGATGAAGAAGCTCCTGAAGTTTTCGAGCCTGAATTCATCACTGATGTTGTTAAACCTATCCTCGCTCAGAAGGGTGACGATCTTCCGGTCAGCGCATTCTCTCCTGACGGACGTTTCCCCATGGGTACCTCCCGCTTTGAAAAACGCGGTGTTGCCATCATGGTTCCCGAGTGGATCATGGATAACTGCATCCAGTGCAACCAGTGCTCCTTTGTTTGTCCGCACAGTGCCCTGCGCCCCGTGCTCGTAGACGAAGAAGAAATGAAGATTGCACCTGAGTCCTTTGAAACCATGGAAGCCAAGGGCAAAGGCATGGAAGGTCTTAAGTACCGCATGCAGGTTAACACCCTTGACTGTCAGGGTTGCGGTAACTGCGCAGATATCTGCCCCGCTAAGGAAAAAGCTCTGGTCATGAAGCCTCTGGCTACTCAGACTGAAAAAGAAGTTCCCAACTACGACTTCTCCGAAATCGTATCCTTCAAGGATCGCATCCTGCCTCGCACCAGTGTTAAGGGCAGCCAGTTCCAGCAGTCCCTCATGGAATTCTCCGGCGCATGTGCCGGTTGCGGTGAAACTCCTTATGTTAAGGTTCTCACCCAGCTCTTCGGCGAACGCATGATCATTGCTAACGCAACCGGTTGTTCCTCCATCTGGGGCGCATCCGCACCTTCCACTCCTTACTGCGAGAACATCGAAGGTCACGGTCCTGCTTGGGGTAACTCCCTCTTCGAAGATGCTGCTGAATACGGCTTCGGTATGGAAATGGCTATCTCCAACCGTCGCGACCGTCTCAAAATGCAGATGGAACAGGCTCTTGAGCTGGACATCTCTGACGAACTCAAAGAAGCCCTCAAAGGCTGGATTGAAAATAAAGATGATGCTGCCAAGTCTCTCGAATACGGCGACAAGCTGCGTGAACTTCTTGCAGTAGAAGCTGACAACTATGACCTGCTGCTCGAAATCGAAGAGCAGGAAGACATCTTCACCAAGAAGTCCGTATGGTGCTTCGGTGGTGACGGTTGGGCATATGACATTGGTTTCGGTGGTGTTGACCACGTTCTCGCTTCCGGCAAGGACATCAACATCCTCGTTATGGATACCGAAGTGTACTCCAACACCGGTGGTCAGGCTTCCAAGGCAACCCCGCTTGGCTCCATCGCTAAGTTTGCTGCCGCAGGTAAGCACACTTCCAAGAAAGACCTCGGCCGCATGATGATGAGCTACGGCTACGTTTACGTTGCTTCCATCTCTATGGGTGCTAACAAGAATCAGGTCATGAAGGCTTTCCTTGAAGCTGAAGCATACCCCGGACCTTCCCTGATCATCGCTTACGCTCCCTGCATCAACCAGGGTATCCGTAAGGGTATGGGTAAAACCCAGCTTGAAGGTAAGCTCGCAGTTGAGTCCGGCTACTGGCCGCTTTACCGCTTTGACCCCCGCCGCGAAGAAAACGGCGAGAATCCGCTGGTTGTTGAATACAAAGAACCTGACGGAACCCTGCAGGAATTCCTTTCCGGTGAAAACCGCTACGCAATGCTTGAGCGTATGATGCCTGAAGCATCCAAGACCATGCGTGCCGGTATCGAAAAGGATTGCAAGCAGAGATACAAAATGCTTAAGCAGCTTTCCGAAATGGATTATTCTCACGAGTAATCAGGTCGCTGTAAAAGTTTTAGTACAAAACGAGGCCCCCGTATCCGATGGATACGGGGGCCTTTTAACTTTATGTAAATTGTTTGCTAGCCTTTACCTTTGGTCTTGGTTTTTCCGGGCTGAGCATTCTTTTCAATGTAGTCGATGAGTTGTCCGGCCACATCGATATCAGTAGTTTTTTCAATTCCTTCGAGTCCGGGAGAAGAGTTAACTTCCATGACTACCGGACCGTGGTTTGAACGCAGGATATCCACCCCGCAGAATCCTAGTCCCATGATTTTGGCACTGCGAACTGCGGTTGAGCGTTCTTCAGGTGTGATTCTTACCTGAGTGGCAGAGCCTCCCTGATGCAGGTTGGAACGGAAATCACCTTCACGTCCCTGCCTTTTCATGGAAGCAATAACCTTGCCCCCGACGACGAGACAGCGAATGTCCGAACCGGATGCTTCAGAGATAAATTCCTGCACAAGTATGTTCGCCTCAAGACCTTTGAATGCCTCAATGATGCTGGCTGCGGTGTTTCTGGTTTCCGCAAGTACAACGCCCTTGCCCTGTGTGCCTTCCAGCAGTTTGATAACGAGCGGAGCACCGCCGACAATATCAATCAGGTCTTCTGTGTACTGAGTTGAGTGGGCGAAGGCAGTCA contains the following coding sequences:
- the nifJ gene encoding pyruvate:ferredoxin (flavodoxin) oxidoreductase — protein: MAKKMKTMDGNQAASYVAYAMCETAAIYPITPSSPMAELADEWAVQGVKNIFDTTMEVRELQSEAGAAGALHGALAAGNLSCTFTASQGLLLMIPNMYKIAGELLPTVFHVSARALAGQALSIFGDHQDVMACRQTGFAMLASNSVQEALDLALVSHLATVESSIPFVHFFDGFRTSHEVQKIELIDYEDMAAALNWDKVRDFRDRALNPEHPHTRGTAQNPDIYFQATEAINPYRDAVPGYVEDAMAKVKDITGREYKLFDYVGHPEAEDIIVAMGSGCEAIEETIEKLVAEGQKVGLVKVRLYRPFSIEHLGRAIPATCQQITVLDRTKEGGAIGDPLYLDVCTALKEMNIDLPVYAGRYGLGSKEFTPAMIKAIYDNMKSLAPRHHFTVGINDDVTRLSLEVGESIDTTPEGTVQCKFWGLGSDGTVGANKQAIKIIGDKTDMYAQGYFAYDSKKSGGITVSHLRFGNSPIKSTYLVEIADFIACHNPSYVKLYDLLDGIREGGTFLLNTSMGLEELEAELPAKLRRKIAQNKLKFYVIDGVKIAGEVGLGGRINMVMQTAFFKLANVIPFEDAVKYLKESIQDAYGKKGEKIVNMNNAAVDQAEANLIEIKYPESWATAEDEEAPEVFEPEFITDVVKPILAQKGDDLPVSAFSPDGRFPMGTSRFEKRGVAIMVPEWIMDNCIQCNQCSFVCPHSALRPVLVDEEEMKIAPESFETMEAKGKGMEGLKYRMQVNTLDCQGCGNCADICPAKEKALVMKPLATQTEKEVPNYDFSEIVSFKDRILPRTSVKGSQFQQSLMEFSGACAGCGETPYVKVLTQLFGERMIIANATGCSSIWGASAPSTPYCENIEGHGPAWGNSLFEDAAEYGFGMEMAISNRRDRLKMQMEQALELDISDELKEALKGWIENKDDAAKSLEYGDKLRELLAVEADNYDLLLEIEEQEDIFTKKSVWCFGGDGWAYDIGFGGVDHVLASGKDINILVMDTEVYSNTGGQASKATPLGSIAKFAAAGKHTSKKDLGRMMMSYGYVYVASISMGANKNQVMKAFLEAEAYPGPSLIIAYAPCINQGIRKGMGKTQLEGKLAVESGYWPLYRFDPRREENGENPLVVEYKEPDGTLQEFLSGENRYAMLERMMPEASKTMRAGIEKDCKQRYKMLKQLSEMDYSHE
- the rimK gene encoding 30S ribosomal protein S6--L-glutamate ligase, with protein sequence MKIGILSRKRELYSTNSLVEACNARGHEVRVINPLRCYMNITSHNPSILYKGEKLEGFDAIIPRIGASITFYGCAVVRQFEMMGVYCVNESVAITRSRDKLRSLQLLARKGIGLPVTAFAHSTQYTEDLIDIVGGAPLVIKLLEGTQGKGVVLAETRNTAASIIEAFKGLEANILVQEFISEASGSDIRCLVVGGKVIASMKRQGREGDFRSNLHQGGSATQVRITPEERSTAVRSAKIMGLGFCGVDILRSNHGPVVMEVNSSPGLEGIEKTTDIDVAGQLIDYIEKNAQPGKTKTKGKG